A region from the Aegilops tauschii subsp. strangulata cultivar AL8/78 chromosome 5, Aet v6.0, whole genome shotgun sequence genome encodes:
- the LOC109732220 gene encoding monothiol glutaredoxin-S12, chloroplastic has product MTFPMATSTASTAAAASLRLLPVPATPSSRTLRFSPILRRAPRALLSVSALSKLSEAPPVPIPQEATQTLPGEDALPPRPGVYGVFDPAGDLQFLGISRNVRASVEGHRRKVPADLCASVKVAIPDEETPDKSVLTNAWKSWMEEYIAATGKAPPGNVAGNHTWIGPPQRPADLRLTPGRHVQLTVPLEQLIDRLVKENKVVAFIKGSRSAPQCGFSQRVVGILEAHGVDFASVDILDEEHNHGLRETLKTYSNWPTFPQVFVGGELVGGCDIISSMAEKGELAALFQK; this is encoded by the exons ATGACTTTCCCCATGGCCACCTCCACCGCCTCCACGGCCGCCGCCGCTTCCCTCCGCCTTCTCCCGGTGCCAGCCACCCCATCCTCCCGCACTCTCCGCTTCTCGCCCAtcctccgccgcgcgccccgcGCCCTCTTATCCGTCTCCGCCCTCAGCAAGCTCTCCGAGGCGCCCCCCGTCCCCATCCCGCAGGAGGCCACCCAGACTTTGCCCGGCGAGGACGCGCTTCCCCCTAGGCCCGGGGTCTACGGCGTCTTCGACCCCGCCGGGGACCTGCAGTTTCTCGGGATCTCGCGCAACGTCAGGGCCAGCGTCGAGGGGCACCGCAGAAAGGTGCCCGCTGACCTCTGCGCCTCCGTCAAG GTTGCAATACCAGACGAGGAAACACCAGATAAAAGTGTCCTGACTAATGCCTGGAAATCATGGATGGAAGAATACATAGCAGCCACTGGCAAGGCACCACCAGGGAACGTTGCCGGGAACCACACCTGGATCGGTCCTCCACAGAGACCTGCAGATTTGCGTTTGACTCCTGGTCGCCATGTTCAGCTAACTGTGCCACTTGAACAGTTGATTGATCGGTTAGTGAAGGAAAATAAAGTGGTTGCCTTCATCAAAGGATCAAGAAGTGCTCCCCAGTGTGGGTTCTCGCAAAGAGTGGTGGGGATCCTGGAGGCACATGGAGTGGATTTTGCATCCGTAGATATTCTTGATGAGGAGCACAACCATGGGTTGAGAGAGACCCTCAAGACCTACAGCAACTGGCCAACCTTCCCACAGGTTTTTGTTGGAGGAGAACTTGTGGGCGGATGTGATATTATTTCATCCATGGCTGAAAAGGGGGAGCTTGCTGCCCTATTTCAGAAATAG